The proteins below are encoded in one region of Odocoileus virginianus isolate 20LAN1187 ecotype Illinois chromosome 34, Ovbor_1.2, whole genome shotgun sequence:
- the CITED2 gene encoding cbp/p300-interacting transactivator 2, protein MADHMMAMNHGRFPDGTNGLHHHPAHRMGMGQFPSPHHHQQQQPQHAFNALMGEHIHYGASNMNASSGIRHAMGPGTVNGGHPPSALAPAARFNNSQFMGPPVASQGGSLPASMQLQKLNNQYFNHHPYPHNHYMPDLHPAAGHQMNGTNQHFRDCNPKHSGGSSTPGGSGGSSTPGGSAGTSGGGAGSSNSGGGSGGGSSSNMPASVAHVPAAVLPPNVIDTDFIDEEVLMSLVIEMGLDRIKELPELWLGQNEFDFMTDFVCKQQPSRVSC, encoded by the coding sequence ATGGCAGACCATATGATGGCCATGAACCACGGGCGCTTCCCCGACGGCACCAACGGGCTGCACCACCACCCTGCCCACCGCATGGGTATGGGGCAGTTCCCGAGCCCCCATcatcaccagcagcagcagccccaacACGCCTTCAACGCCCTGATGGGCGAGCACATACACTACGGCGCGAGCAACATGAATGCCTCGAGCGGCATCAGGCACGCGATGGGGCCGGGGACTGTAAACGGAGGGCACCCCCCGAGCGCGCTGGCCCCCGCGGCCAGGTTTAACAACTCCCAGTTCATGGGCCCCCCGGTGGCCAGCCAGGGAGGCTCCCTGCCAGCCAGCATGCAGCTGCAGAAGCTCAACAACCAGTATTTCAACCATCACCCCTACCCCCACAACCACTACATGCCGGATTTGCACCCTGCTGCGGGCCACCAGATGAACGGGACAAACCAGCACTTCCGAGATTGCAACCCCAAGCAcagcggcggcagcagcaccCCCGGCGGCTCGGGCGGCAGCAGCACCCCCGGCGGCTCCGCGGGCACTTCGGGCGGCGGCGCGGGCAGCAGCAatagcggcggcggcagcggcggcggcagcagcagcaacatgcccGCCTCCGTGGCCCACGTCCCTGCTGCAGTGCTGCCGCCCAATGTCATAGACACTGATTTCATCGACGAGGAAGTGCTCATGTCCTTAGTGATAGAAATGGGTTTGGACCGCATCAAGGAGCTGCCCGAACTCTGGCTGGGGCAAAACGAGTTTGATTTTATGACGGACTTCGTGTGCAAACAACAGCCCAGCAGAGTAAGCTGTTGA